AACTATAAAGATTTACGCGGTTTAGAAAGCGATGATCCACAACTAAAAGAAAAAGCGATGAACCGTTGGTACGTACCGGATCCAAACAAACAAGCTGATTTAGAGAAGCTTCGTGAAAAAGCATTGTTACGTGAATTTGAAGGTTACTTAGAAGAATTAGAAAAGAGCAAGAAAAAGCTCAAACAATTCCGTACAGAAGCGATTCGTGCTGGATTTAAGAAAGCATGGAGTGAAAAAGATTATGAAAAGATTGTCAAAGTGGGTGACCGTTTACCAGAAAAAGTTATTCAAGAAGATGACAAATTGTTAATGTACTACGATAACGCGCAAATCCGTTTAGGTTTATAATTGATTGAAAGCCTGATTTTTACCAAAAAAATCAGGCTTTCAATATTTAACATTGTTATAATGTAATCATAATGGGCAAGGGAAGAAATCTTTTTAAGGTGAGATTATGAAAACTTGGCGTGATGAAATTATACAAAAGTTAGTCAATCAGTCTTATTCGTTACTATTAGTCAATGATCCGGATTTTTTATTGAATGATGAAAAAATTCTTCAACGATTAAGAGAGAATGAATATGAAGTCATTCATTTTAACGATAGCATCTTTATTCGTCACCTGTATGAGTCTCAATTTAGAGAGAAGGTCGAGCAAGATCAATTAAAATTGCTTTTCTTTAGTAATAAAGAAAATCACGTTTATTTTCCATATGATTTTTTACAAAATGGATACCATATTGACTTAAAGATTAGCGAGTTATTTCCAAAGTTTTCGCCAGGCATTGTTAAACAATTAGACAAAGAAGATTTCGATGTCTTGCATACTGTTCATAAACAGTATCAAGGCTCTTCTTCTGATAAGGAAACGTTAGAATATATCGTTAAACATGTTTATAAAATTGTTCATGAACTAATTGATAGTGAAGTCGAGTTATATAAATTGCTCCTTTCGATTCATTACGAGAAGAAACAATTACCGTTGATTGTACAGCAATTTTTAATCGAAAGGTTATCAGGCAAAAACGTATTTGAAGGAATACCTATAAAACGTTTGCTTACATCTTCTAGTTATTTTTTTCAATATATAGAGAAGCAATGGGTTACATTTGTTCATCAATTACTGGATTTACAAGAGGGAAGTGTATTAGAAGAAACTCCTTTGTATTTAGCTCATCCATTTTCTAATCCAGATGTTAGAAGGCTGATGAACGATTTATTTGCAGAAGGTTATATTAGAAAAATCAAAACGAACGTATCATATTCTTTTCCAACTTGGATGAAATACGGTGTAGAAGTGGATGAGGATGGTTCATTGCAGGAAAAAATTCGTCATCTTCATGAAAAAATCATGGAGCAAATCACTTCTGCATCTCGCTATAAAGATTGGATTAACATAATGGAACTGATGGCTGAATACAAGTGTACAGTTTTAGATACAAACAAACAAGAATATGAGAGCGAAGTAAATGTTCTTTTCTGTAAAGTAAACGAAATGTTTGAAAAATGGATGATGGAAGGCTACCGTTCATTAACAAGTCTGCCGCCGGTTCCTAAACCGAAAATGGTTCATCATATTGTACACTTTCTTGCATCGAAGCGGGGACAAAATGAAAAAATCGCTTTGCTAGTATTGGACGGGATGAGCTATGTTCAATGGAAAAAAATCAAGTATTATTTAACCAATAAAGGCTTCTCCTTTGAAGAAAACGGTGTGTTTTCTTGGGTTCCGACATTAACATCGGTTTCTCGTCAAGCCATTTTTGCTGGTAATTTTCCATCTGCATTTTCACAAAGTATTGGCACAACCGCAAAAGAAGAGAACTATTGGAAAACATTTTGGGAAAATAGCGGACTATTAAAACAATATGTTTCATATCAAAAGGGATTAGGAAAAGAAGCTTATAAAAAGGAAGGAATTGCAGCCTTTAAACGTCCGAACGTTAAAGTATATGGCGCTGTTATTGACATAATCGACCAATTTATCCATGGAGCCGTACAAGGTGAAAAAAGTTTAATGTCGGAACTGCAATTATGGTTAAAAACAGACTATTTAGCGCAATTATTAACTGATTTGCATCGCGAAAAATTCACCATTTACATTACATCTGACCATGGGAATACAGAAAGTGTAGGTATTGGTAGAATTTCTGAAGGTGTATTAGTAGAACAAAAAGGAGAACGGGTTCGAGTTTACACAGATACCATTTTGTTTAAAGACGCAGCCGAAAAAATAGGTGGTATTCCTTGGACTGGTGTAGGATTACCGAAAGACTATCATGCTTTATTAGCTCACTATGGACAAGCATTTGTCAATAAAAATGAGCGAATTGTTAGCCACGGTAGTATTAGTATGGAGGAAGTCATCGTTCCTTTGGTGAAAGTGATTCCATCTTTAGGAGGATAACAAATGGTTAAACCAGTAGGATTTGATCAGAAAATAATGTTACATCATTTAGATTTTACTGCGAATGAAGCGAGGAAATTATCAAGAAAGGAAATGTATGAAGTTTTAGATTATTTTTTACGGAGTGATATTCTCGGGGCGAAATCTAGAAAGAACGCCATCACGATGTTAATGAAAATTTGGTATTTAGTAGATGAGGAGATTATTGCATTACGAGACAAAGCACTCGAAATGTTCCCTCATTTGACAAAAGAAGAACGATTATTGGTTCATTGGGGAATGACGATTCTTGCTTATCCATTTTTTAAAGACTTGGTACAGGAACTAGGAAGGCTGCTTCGTTTGCAAGATGAAGTTCCAAGCGCCGTAATCGGAAGAAAAATGAAGGAGTTGTACGGAGATCGTAGACGTGTCGAAGTAGCAACAAGTGCGGTATTAACAAGTATAAAAACGTGGGGAATAGTCGATCTGTTAAAAAGTCGTTCATATAAGTTAGGCTCAAAAATGTCAATAACATCAACGGATCTTAATCCATTTATTACAGAAGTGATTTTACGAGCAACGAATGTTACAGGCATGCCTATTGACCTGCTTCATAATCATGCTTTATTCTTTCCGTTTTCATTTGAGATAAGTGCGACAGAGTTACGAAATAATCATCAGTTTCGTATAAATAGACAAGGAGTCGATATGGTGACAGTCGAACTGTCTTTGTGATCATGATTAGGTTCCTATTGTTTTCCGTGGAGGGTGTATGATGTTTAACATTGGCGAAATCGTTTATGGGACACATTTCCCAGAAAGTGTTGAAATTAAGCGTTGTGAATTATTCGGTGAGTTCTATATTATCGAAGCCATCGGGCGAGAAACAAATCAATTTTATGAGCTTATGCTGGAGAAAGAGAAATTAACAGATTTAAAAAGTTTAAAGGAAAATAAAAGCGAAACCAGTGTTCAAGCGATTGATATTCAGCGGTATTTACAATATTTAATGCTACACAATGAGGCTAAGTACTCGCGAACAAGAGCATTAGGGAACAAAAAATTATTACCATTACCGCACCAAATTGAAGCAGTTTACGGCAGAATGCTTCAAGTCCCACAAATTCGTTTTTTACTTGCTGATGATCCAGGTGCTGGTAAAACGATTATGTCTGGGATGCTAATCAAAGAATTAAAAGCTAGATATAGTGTGGAACGTATTCTAATTTTAGTTCCTCCTTTAGTAGTGAGACAATGGCAAGAAGAATTGTTAGAAAAGTTTAACGAACATTTTCATATTATTAATCGAAATGTGTTAAAGGAATACGGCGGAAAAAATCCGTTTGTCGCCAACGATTTATGCTTAGCTTCTATGTATTGGGCTGCGTGGGAAGATATTAAACTATTAATTCAAGAAGCGGAGTTTGATTTAATTATCGTTGACGAAGCGCATAAAATGGCAGCGTATACACACGGAACGATAAAAAAACGCACTTCAAGAACAAAACTTTATCAATTAGGTGAGTCGATATTACGTAAGGCACCGCATTGTTTGTTGCTGACTGCTACTCCACATAAAGGTGATATGGAGAATTTCCGCCATTTAATGAAATTAATCGATGAAGATATTTTCTCGAATATAAGCGGGAATGAAAGTTTACGTGAAAAAACGAACCCATTCATCATTCGCCGTTTGAAAGAAAGTATGAAATACTTTGACGGAACACCGCTATTTCCAAAACGAACGACGAAAACAATTAAATATACTTTGACAGACGAAGAGCTAGCCTTATATGATGCGGTAACGCAATATGTAAGAGAGCATTTTAACCGAGCGATAAGCAATGGAAGTAATAGTACTGCATTTGCGATGATGCTCCTGCAACGTCGTCTAAGTTCGTTTTTGGAAGCGATTCATTTATCCCTTAAACGAAGATATAAACGTTTAGTCCAGTTATACAGGCAAACAGAGCAAGAAAGGAAAAAGTATATTAAAAAATTAGGACATATTGAGTTGGAGAATTATTTAGAATAGGCGAGCGAGCAACAAGAACTGATTGAGAAACAGCTGGAACAATCTGTAGATTCCGTTGATACGATCGAATTAAAAAAGGAAATTATAGTTTTAAAGAAGTTAATCGAAATAAGCGGAAAATCTTAAGTTATACGCGGTAGAGAAAAAGTATCAAGAATTAGAGAAAACGTTGTTTGGAACAAATGGACTGCTTCAGCAAAATGAGAAGATTCTCATTTTTACGGAGTCTACAGACACATTGAATTATTTAGAAAGAAAGCTTCTTGAGCATGTACCAAAAAT
This is a stretch of genomic DNA from Bacillus alveayuensis. It encodes these proteins:
- a CDS encoding hypothetical protein (product_source=Hypo-rule applied; cath_funfam=1.10.10.10; pfam=PF08665; superfamily=46785,53649); its protein translation is MKTWRDEIIQKLVNQSYSLLLVNDPDFLLNDEKILQRLRENEYEVIHFNDSIFIRHLYESQFREKVEQDQLKLLFFSNKENHVYFPYDFLQNGYHIDLKISELFPKFSPGIVKQLDKEDFDVLHTVHKQYQGSSSDKETLEYIVKHVYKIVHELIDSEVELYKLLLSIHYEKKQLPLIVQQFLIERLSGKNVFEGIPIKRLLTSSSYFFQYIEKQWVTFVHQLLDLQEGSVLEETPLYLAHPFSNPDVRRLMNDLFAEGYIRKIKTNVSYSFPTWMKYGVEVDEDGSLQEKIRHLHEKIMEQITSASRYKDWINIMELMAEYKCTVLDTNKQEYESEVNVLFCKVNEMFEKWMMEGYRSLTSLPPVPKPKMVHHIVHFLASKRGQNEKIALLVLDGMSYVQWKKIKYYLTNKGFSFEENGVFSWVPTLTSVSRQAIFAGNFPSAFSQSIGTTAKEENYWKTFWENSGLLKQYVSYQKGLGKEAYKKEGIAAFKRPNVKVYGAVIDIIDQFIHGAVQGEKSLMSELQLWLKTDYLAQLLTDLHREKFTIYITSDHGNTESVGIGRISEGVLVEQKGERVRVYTDTILFKDAAEKIGGIPWTGVGLPKDYHALLAHYGQAFVNKNERIVSHGSISMEEVIVPLVKVIPSLGG
- a CDS encoding hypothetical protein (product_source=Hypo-rule applied) gives rise to the protein MVKPVGFDQKIMLHHLDFTANEARKLSRKEMYEVLDYFLRSDILGAKSRKNAITMLMKIWYLVDEEIIALRDKALEMFPHLTKEERLLVHWGMTILAYPFFKDLVQELGRLLRLQDEVPSAVIGRKMKELYGDRRRVEVATSAVLTSIKTWGIVDLLKSRSYKLGSKMSITSTDLNPFITEVILRATNVTGMPIDLLHNHALFFPFSFEISATELRNNHQFRINRQGVDMVTVELSL
- a CDS encoding SNF2 family DNA or RNA helicase (product_source=COG0553; cath_funfam=3.40.50.10810; cog=COG0553; pfam=PF00176; smart=SM00487; superfamily=52540) gives rise to the protein MFNIGEIVYGTHFPESVEIKRCELFGEFYIIEAIGRETNQFYELMLEKEKLTDLKSLKENKSETSVQAIDIQRYLQYLMLHNEAKYSRTRALGNKKLLPLPHQIEAVYGRMLQVPQIRFLLADDPGAGKTIMSGMLIKELKARYSVERILILVPPLVVRQWQEELLEKFNEHFHIINRNVLKEYGGKNPFVANDLCLASMYWAAWEDIKLLIQEAEFDLIIVDEAHKMAAYTHGTIKKRTSRTKLYQLGESILRKAPHCLLLTATPHKGDMENFRHLMKLIDEDIFSNISGNESLREKTNPFIIRRLKESMKYFDGTPLFPKRTTKTIKYTLTDEELALYDAVTQYVREHFNRAISNGSNSTAFAMMLLQRRLSSFLEAIHLSLKRRYKRLVQLYRQTEQERKKYIKKLGHIELENYLE